One genomic window of Candidatus Methanomethylicota archaeon includes the following:
- a CDS encoding MFS transporter, with product MGFRDLSRASLITFILLSLVSLFADMTYEGARSISGAYLEVL from the coding sequence ATGGGTTTTCGAGATTTAAGTAGGGCGTCTTTAATAACGTTTATCTTGTTATCCCTAGTCTCTCTTTTCGCTGATATGACTTATGAGGGGGCTAGGTCGATTTCTGGAGCATATTTAGAAGTGCTTA
- a CDS encoding type II toxin-antitoxin system VapC family toxin, which translates to MKERVAYLDSSAIIKRYIKEAGSEFVKQLYQGAYIGEVKVCFSIWNVGEVLGALDRAMCKGRLTEEEYATARRRFLLETRRLMKLKLLLVVPLKGKLLVEAWRIVEKHHIYQADALQIATAKQIACTEFLTGDVTLHNIALKEGLNSICLS; encoded by the coding sequence ATGAAAGAGCGAGTGGCTTACCTCGATAGCAGCGCTATTATAAAAAGGTATATAAAGGAGGCGGGGAGCGAATTCGTTAAACAACTTTACCAAGGGGCTTATATTGGAGAAGTTAAAGTATGTTTTAGCATATGGAACGTTGGTGAAGTTCTAGGAGCTCTAGACAGGGCGATGTGTAAAGGTAGATTGACTGAAGAGGAATATGCCACTGCTAGGAGGAGATTTCTATTAGAAACTAGAAGATTAATGAAACTCAAACTCTTACTAGTAGTTCCGCTTAAAGGGAAGTTGTTAGTTGAAGCTTGGAGAATCGTAGAGAAGCATCACATATATCAAGCAGATGCCTTACAAATAGCTACTGCAAAACAGATAGCATGCACGGAGTTCCTAACAGGGGATGTTACACTGCACAATATAGCTTTAAAAGAGGGGTTAAATAGCATATGTTTAAGTTAA
- a CDS encoding amidohydrolase family protein, translating to MSQIIDVHVHPPLDAEDKGVNPRIVGEKLLEWANGNGISRVVVLPIAPYISNDYIYKIVEVDPKILIGFASTVPNPYDKAVKELKRAILDLDLKGLKLHPSLQGFCLRNPHVWKVLHVAGELSIPVVIHALWIDESTLYFKSPYTPWINTLEDYALLPYVAPEVKLIYAHMGGLLYFKEFLGIATHKNVYLDVSYSIITISREIGMERLAEYIKLLGAEKFLFGSDTILGCTPEELGAKMQINLIKRLPLNEEERERMLHKNAENIIKISQKG from the coding sequence GTGTCTCAAATTATAGATGTTCATGTTCACCCACCCCTTGATGCCGAAGATAAAGGGGTAAACCCTAGGATCGTTGGGGAGAAATTACTTGAATGGGCAAATGGGAATGGTATTTCAAGAGTCGTCGTTTTGCCAATAGCTCCATACATCTCCAATGATTACATTTACAAGATAGTGGAGGTTGATCCAAAAATATTAATCGGCTTTGCCTCCACGGTTCCCAACCCCTATGATAAAGCAGTGAAAGAGCTTAAGAGGGCTATTTTAGACTTGGACTTGAAAGGGTTGAAGTTGCATCCAAGCCTCCAAGGCTTCTGCTTAAGGAATCCGCATGTCTGGAAAGTATTGCATGTAGCTGGTGAATTAAGTATTCCAGTTGTTATACATGCATTATGGATTGATGAATCCACACTCTACTTTAAGTCTCCTTACACCCCATGGATTAATACGCTAGAGGATTATGCACTCCTACCCTACGTCGCCCCCGAAGTAAAATTGATATACGCACATATGGGAGGCTTACTCTACTTCAAAGAATTCCTAGGAATAGCAACCCATAAGAACGTATACTTAGATGTATCCTACAGCATAATAACGATCTCACGTGAAATAGGTATGGAAAGATTGGCAGAATACATTAAATTGCTAGGTGCAGAGAAGTTCCTCTTCGGAAGCGACACAATCTTAGGCTGCACCCCGGAAGAGCTTGGTGCGAAAATGCAGATAAATTTAATTAAAAGACTTCCACTCAATGAAGAGGAAAGGGAAAGAATGCTACATAAAAACGCTGAAAACATCATAAAGATCTCTCAAAAGGGATAG